The nucleotide window CCTTGATGCAATCGTCCGGCCCGTTCAGCGCGGCGGTGGCCGCAACCTGAATGGGCGTGAATGCGCCGTAGTCGAGGTAGGATTTCACCCGCGCCAGCCCGGCAATGATCCGCTCATTGCCGACCGCAAAGCCCATGCGCCAGCCCGCCATCGAGAACGTCTTCGACATCGAGGTGAACTCGACGGTGACGTCGATCGCGCCCGGAACCTGCAGCACCGAGGGCGGCGGATTGTTGTCGTCGAAATAGACCTCGGCATAGGCCAGATCCGACAGGATGAAGATCTCGTGCTTCTTCGCGAACGCCACCAGATCCTTGTAGAAATCGAGCTCGGCGACATAGGCGGTCGGATTGGAGGGATAGCAGACGATCAGCGCGATCGGCTTCGGGATCGAATGAATGATTGCACGCTCCACCGCCTCGAAAAACTGCGGCGTCGGTTCCGAAGGCACCGAGCGGATCACGCCGCCCGCCATCAGGAAGCCGAAGGCATGAATCGGATAGCTCGGATTGGGACACAGCACGACGTCGCCGGGCGCGGTAATCGCCTGCGCCACATTGGCAAAGCCTTCCTTCGAACCCAGCGTCGCAACGATCTGGGTATCCGGATTGAGCTTTACGCCGAACCGCCGTCCATAATAGGCAGCTTGCGCTTTGCGCAGGCCGTTGATGCCGCGCGAGGCCGAGTAGCGATCGGTCCGCGGCTTGCCGAGCGTCTCCTTCAGCTTCTCGAGCACGTGGGACGGCGTCGGCAGGTCCGGATTGCCCATGCCCATGTCGATGATGTCGGCCCCGGCATTGCGCGCGGCCGCCTTGGCCTGGTTGACCTTCTCGAACACGTAAGGCGGCAGACGGCGAATGCGATAAAAATCTTCCATGGGACCCTTGCTCCGACAACCGGCAGGACAGAATCGGACGGAACCTGCGCGCGCTACGAAACCCGATCGGCTTCGTCCAAAAATCGCGCCCAATCAAGGACTTGGAGCGAATTCAGGTACGAGGTCTTAAGGCTCTGGACCCGCAATGCGGTTGAATTGGGTTCTTTTACCATGGGAGCCCGGCAGCGCCAGCAATTAGGGTCACTTCTTGCCCGGTTTTGGAGGGGTAGCGGCGGTTGCCTGCCGGTCTCGCGCAGCCGTCAATTCTGCCTGGATTTTAGCCAGCTCGGCCGGCTTCATCGCCTCCTCGTTGCGGTCCGGCGGCAGGTCATGAACCGGCAGATACCCACCAGCTTCCTTCGGACGCTCGGGTGCATCAGCCGGCAGGCCAAAGCCCGGCATGTCCGCGATCTGGGTCGAGCAGCCGCCGAGCGCAAACGCCGTCGCAAACAGCGTGGCAATCGACCACAGCCTTATCGTCCGAGTGGCCGGCATCCGTCCGGAAATCCCCAACTACCTCTGCACCGCATCGCGATCGCATCTATGCGGTGGTACGAGCTTTGCAACGCCAAACCGTCCCGCGGCGCTGATTTCGCTGTAACCGTTCAAACCATTGTCGCCCGAAACGATTAAAGCCCAAAGAGCAAATGCGACAGGTGCGGCTGCAATGTGTGCAATGCGTCTGAACACGCAAACTTTATCGCAGTGCAACAGGGTTAACCCCAACCCCGTTGCCATCAATCCACGCGGTGACGAACGCAAAATGAAGCTATAATGTCCTTGATATGAGCGACGTCAACACCGAAACCCAGGCTCCGAAAGCATTCAACGCCGAAGCCTTTGCCATGAACATCGCCAGGGCGATGGAGACGAGCGGCCAGGCGCTCGCGGCCTATCTCAAGCCGCGCGACGACGGTGAACCAAAGGACAAGCCACCCAGCGAAATCGGTGAGGTCGTCAAGACTTTTACCAAGGTGGCGGAATACTGGCTGACGGACAAGGAGCGCGCCGAAGCCCTGCAGACCCGGATGGGCAAAGCCTATCTCGATCTCTGGGGGTCGGCGATGCGCCGCATGGCGGGCGAACAGGCCAAACCTGCGATCGAGCCGTCGCCGCGCGACAAGCGCTTCAAGGATCCGGAATGGAAATCGAACCAATTCTTCGATTTCGTGCTGCAGCTTTATCTGCTCACCGCGCAATGGGCACAGGAACTGGTGAAGAACGCCGAGGGCGTCGATCCGCACACGCGCAAGAAGGCCGAGTTCTACGTCCAGCAGATCACCAACGCGATCTCGCCGTCGAATTTCGTTCTCACCAACCCGGAGGTGCTGCGCGAGACCCTGGCGTCGAACGGCGACAACCTCGTCCGCGGCATGAGGATGCTGGCTGAAGACATCGAGGCCGGGCGCGGCATGCTGCGCATCCGTCAGTCCGACCCGTCGAACCTCGTCGTCGGCGTCAACATGGCGACGACGCCGGGCAAGGTGATCTTCCAGAACGAGCTGATGCAGTTGATCCAGTACACGCCGACCACGGAGACGGCGCTGCGCACGCCGCTCCTGATCGTGCCGCCATGGATCAACAAGTTCTACATTCTCGATCTCAAGCCGGAAAAATCCTACATCAAATGGTGCGTCGATCAGGGCATCACGGTGTTCGTCATCTCCTGGGTCAATCCGGACAAGGAACTCGGCAAGAAGACCTTCGACGACTACATGAAGGAAGGCCCGCTCACCGCGATGGACGTCATCGAAAAGGTGACGGGCGAGATGAAAGTGCATACCGCCGGTTACTGCGTCGGCGGAACGCTGCTGGCATCGACGCTGGCCTGGCTCGCCGAGAAGCGGCGCCAGCGCGTCACCTCCGCGACGTTCTTTGCGGCGCAGGTCGACTTCACCCATGCCGGCGATCTCCTGGTGTTCGTCGACGAAGACCAGATCTCGACGCTG belongs to Bradyrhizobium icense and includes:
- a CDS encoding LL-diaminopimelate aminotransferase — encoded protein: MEDFYRIRRLPPYVFEKVNQAKAAARNAGADIIDMGMGNPDLPTPSHVLEKLKETLGKPRTDRYSASRGINGLRKAQAAYYGRRFGVKLNPDTQIVATLGSKEGFANVAQAITAPGDVVLCPNPSYPIHAFGFLMAGGVIRSVPSEPTPQFFEAVERAIIHSIPKPIALIVCYPSNPTAYVAELDFYKDLVAFAKKHEIFILSDLAYAEVYFDDNNPPPSVLQVPGAIDVTVEFTSMSKTFSMAGWRMGFAVGNERIIAGLARVKSYLDYGAFTPIQVAATAALNGPDDCIKEMRDTYRRRRDALVESFGRAGWEIPPPQASMFAWAPLPKAFEGVGSMQFATLMVEKSGVVVSPGVAFGEHGEGYVRIAMVENEQRIRQAARGVRRFLESGIETLHNVVPLANRR
- a CDS encoding PHA/PHB synthase family protein, producing the protein MSDVNTETQAPKAFNAEAFAMNIARAMETSGQALAAYLKPRDDGEPKDKPPSEIGEVVKTFTKVAEYWLTDKERAEALQTRMGKAYLDLWGSAMRRMAGEQAKPAIEPSPRDKRFKDPEWKSNQFFDFVLQLYLLTAQWAQELVKNAEGVDPHTRKKAEFYVQQITNAISPSNFVLTNPEVLRETLASNGDNLVRGMRMLAEDIEAGRGMLRIRQSDPSNLVVGVNMATTPGKVIFQNELMQLIQYTPTTETALRTPLLIVPPWINKFYILDLKPEKSYIKWCVDQGITVFVISWVNPDKELGKKTFDDYMKEGPLTAMDVIEKVTGEMKVHTAGYCVGGTLLASTLAWLAEKRRQRVTSATFFAAQVDFTHAGDLLVFVDEDQISTLEREMEARGVLEGSKMAMAFNMLRSNDLIWSYVVSNYLKGQQPSSFDLLHWNSDATRMPAANHSYYLRNCYLENRLSSGSMVLDNTLLDLSKVKVPVYNLATREDHIAPADSVLYGSQFFGGPVRYVLSGSGHIAGVVNPPAAGKYQYWTNDNIKDVTLADWMKNATEHKGSWWPDWLQWLEGIDAERVPARAVGSEAMPPIEDAPGSYVKVRA